A window of the Paenibacillus woosongensis genome harbors these coding sequences:
- a CDS encoding M23 family metallopeptidase encodes MKFGFKRKNQRYTVLVVPEGSQPVFRLKMTSTYLLAGLVAAAVLLVTALVLFTLNRSHAFKIAALEAKLTASSEQLQATVSDKEQEIDRLLLQLVELSEKSKTLETKMTELERLEAELKSITNGERAGSGIQSASALSWQNSDAGWSTEGMGGELIPLSEEDIDSLIEETRESISASLEEMPALQARLEQTKEAVTEYKKMMRILPTYWPADSLTTTSPFGKRLDPFTGKLTLHNGLDIKGNIGDLIYAAADGTVADAGYSTSRGNYVTISHPSGLSTNYLHLHEISTAKGEKVKQGDVIGTLGSTGRSTGPHLHFEVVKNGVMVDPEIYLIKPEKDEDE; translated from the coding sequence ATGAAGTTCGGATTTAAACGCAAGAACCAACGTTATACTGTTCTCGTCGTTCCTGAAGGCTCCCAGCCGGTCTTTCGTCTGAAAATGACTTCCACATATTTGCTTGCCGGCTTAGTCGCCGCCGCCGTGCTGCTCGTTACAGCGCTCGTCCTCTTCACGCTGAACCGGAGCCATGCCTTTAAGATCGCCGCTTTGGAAGCCAAGCTTACGGCGTCCTCGGAGCAGCTACAAGCGACCGTCAGCGATAAGGAGCAGGAAATCGACCGCTTGCTGCTTCAACTGGTAGAGCTCTCCGAGAAATCCAAAACATTGGAAACGAAAATGACGGAGCTTGAGCGGTTGGAGGCCGAGCTGAAATCCATTACGAACGGAGAACGCGCAGGGAGCGGAATCCAGTCCGCTTCGGCTTTGTCATGGCAAAATTCCGACGCCGGATGGAGTACGGAAGGCATGGGCGGCGAGCTCATCCCTCTGAGCGAAGAGGATATCGACTCCCTTATTGAAGAGACGAGGGAGAGCATATCCGCCTCTTTGGAGGAAATGCCCGCTCTGCAGGCAAGGCTGGAACAAACCAAAGAAGCTGTAACAGAGTACAAAAAAATGATGCGCATATTACCGACGTACTGGCCTGCGGATTCTTTGACAACCACCTCGCCGTTCGGCAAGCGGCTCGATCCGTTTACTGGCAAGCTGACGCTGCATAACGGCCTGGACATCAAAGGAAACATCGGCGATTTGATTTACGCCGCGGCTGACGGAACCGTTGCCGATGCCGGATACAGCACCTCGCGCGGCAATTACGTCACCATTAGCCACCCGTCTGGCTTATCGACAAATTACTTGCATCTTCATGAGATTTCAACGGCAAAAGGAGAAAAAGTGAAGCAGGGCGACGTGATCGGCACGCTAGGTTCGACCGGACGCAGCACGGGTCCCCATCTGCACTTTGAAGTGGTGAAAAACGGTGTAATGGTCGACCCTGAAATATATTTAATCAAACCGGAAAAGGATGAGGATGAATAA
- a CDS encoding aminoglycoside N(3)-acetyltransferase codes for MEEIKGTLITVETLLQDLKQLGVQEGMTLIVHSSFKSLGQWVLGGPVSVILALEKAVGMGGTLVMPTHTPDLSDPSGWENPPVPESWWETIRAEMPPFDEDMTPCKWMGVIPDTFRKQRGVMRSSHPQVSFAAWGANAGDIVTGHDLDNGLGEHSPLARIYDRHGWVLLLGVGHERNTSLHLSEHRASYPGKKIVECKAPVTKEGVREWISYMDLDYESADFDRLGADFERSGGRIIRGQIAGASVMLMPQRELVDYGVQWLEQHRR; via the coding sequence ATGGAAGAAATCAAAGGAACATTAATTACAGTTGAAACGCTGCTGCAGGATTTAAAGCAGCTCGGCGTGCAAGAGGGGATGACGCTGATCGTGCATTCCTCGTTCAAATCCCTGGGGCAATGGGTGCTCGGGGGGCCGGTATCCGTCATTCTCGCTCTGGAGAAGGCGGTAGGGATGGGCGGCACGTTGGTTATGCCGACGCATACTCCGGATTTAAGCGATCCTTCAGGCTGGGAGAATCCGCCGGTCCCGGAGTCTTGGTGGGAGACCATTCGGGCAGAAATGCCCCCTTTTGACGAGGACATGACGCCATGCAAATGGATGGGCGTGATTCCGGATACCTTTCGCAAGCAAAGGGGTGTCATGCGCAGCAGTCATCCTCAGGTTTCTTTTGCGGCCTGGGGAGCAAATGCTGGCGATATTGTGACGGGGCATGATCTTGACAACGGACTTGGCGAGCATTCACCGCTGGCCAGGATCTATGACCGCCATGGCTGGGTGCTGCTGCTGGGCGTTGGACATGAGAGAAACACATCTCTTCATCTTTCAGAGCACCGGGCAAGCTATCCTGGCAAAAAAATAGTGGAATGCAAGGCTCCTGTTACGAAGGAAGGCGTAAGAGAATGGATTAGCTACATGGATCTGGACTACGAATCGGCTGACTTTGACCGGCTGGGTGCAGATTTTGAGCGTTCAGGCGGGCGGATCATTCGCGGACAAATCGCCGGTGCCAGCGTGATGCTAATGCCGCAGAGAGAGCTTGTGGATTACGGCGTCCAGTGGCTGGAGCAGCATCGTCGCTAG
- the rimI gene encoding ribosomal protein S18-alanine N-acetyltransferase, with amino-acid sequence MESAKSIQMDKVTFRQMTLEDIPDIMVIEHESFTLPWSEEAFRSEMTLNHFAKYLVMEYEGSPIGYAGMWTVLDEAHITNIAVRTAYRGHHLGELLFRRMIDWAGELGMRRMTLEVRVTNHSAQSLYRKLGFHSVGTRKGYYSDNQEDALIMWCELPEREPQAGEEEGSEEDWI; translated from the coding sequence ATGGAGTCAGCAAAGTCGATACAAATGGATAAGGTGACCTTTCGTCAGATGACGCTTGAGGATATTCCCGATATTATGGTCATCGAGCACGAATCCTTCACTTTGCCCTGGAGCGAGGAGGCATTTCGCAGCGAAATGACACTCAATCATTTCGCCAAATATCTGGTGATGGAATACGAGGGGAGCCCGATCGGGTATGCCGGCATGTGGACGGTTCTTGACGAGGCGCATATTACTAATATCGCCGTGAGAACGGCTTACCGCGGTCATCATTTGGGCGAGCTGCTGTTCCGCAGGATGATCGATTGGGCAGGCGAGCTAGGCATGCGCCGGATGACGCTGGAGGTGCGCGTTACGAATCATTCCGCCCAGTCTTTATATAGGAAGCTTGGATTTCATTCTGTCGGCACCCGCAAAGGGTATTATTCCGACAATCAGGAGGATGCGCTCATTATGTGGTGCGAGCTGCCTGAGCGGGAGCCGCAGGCAGGCGAAGAGGAAGGAAGCGAGGAAGATTGGATTTGA
- the tsaD gene encoding tRNA (adenosine(37)-N6)-threonylcarbamoyltransferase complex transferase subunit TsaD, producing the protein MDLKQDCYILAVETSCDETSVAVVKNGTEVLSNLIASQIETHQAFGGVVPEVASRKHVESITLMLEGAVREAGISLQDLSAVAVTEGPGLVGALLVGIMAAKSLAFAIDKPLIGTHHIAGHIYANRLVQEIQYPSIALVVSGGHTELVLMEREGSFKLIGRTRDDAVGEAYDKVARALGFPYPGGPHVDKLALESETVEVLPRAWLEPDSCDFSFSGLKSAVLNAVNQHKMRGEEGYGPAIARGFQESVIEVLVEKAIRAVQSTGAVQLLLCGGVAANRGLRTALAERCEKERIDLVIPPLKYCTDNAAMIGAAAYLKWKSGEFSSWELKAEPSITLESWSVGASPEEGNV; encoded by the coding sequence TTGGATTTGAAGCAGGATTGTTATATATTGGCGGTCGAGACAAGCTGTGACGAGACATCCGTAGCCGTCGTGAAAAATGGGACCGAGGTGCTCTCGAATTTAATTGCGAGCCAGATCGAGACACATCAGGCATTCGGCGGAGTCGTGCCGGAGGTGGCGTCCCGGAAACACGTGGAAAGTATCACGCTCATGCTGGAGGGAGCCGTCCGGGAGGCCGGCATTTCCCTTCAGGACTTATCAGCCGTGGCTGTGACGGAAGGTCCCGGACTTGTCGGCGCTTTGCTGGTTGGCATTATGGCGGCCAAGAGTCTGGCCTTTGCCATCGATAAGCCGCTGATTGGCACGCACCACATTGCCGGGCATATTTACGCGAACCGGCTGGTGCAGGAAATTCAATATCCTTCGATTGCGCTTGTCGTGTCCGGCGGGCATACCGAACTTGTACTGATGGAGCGGGAAGGCAGCTTCAAGCTCATCGGCCGCACAAGAGACGATGCTGTCGGGGAGGCTTATGACAAGGTGGCGAGAGCGCTTGGCTTTCCTTACCCCGGCGGCCCGCATGTCGACAAGCTGGCGCTTGAGTCGGAGACCGTCGAGGTGCTTCCGCGGGCCTGGCTGGAGCCGGATTCCTGTGATTTCAGCTTCAGCGGGCTGAAGTCGGCTGTGCTGAACGCGGTTAATCAGCATAAAATGCGCGGGGAGGAAGGCTACGGCCCGGCCATAGCCCGCGGTTTTCAGGAGTCGGTTATCGAGGTGCTGGTGGAGAAAGCAATTCGCGCGGTACAGTCGACAGGAGCGGTACAGTTATTGCTCTGCGGCGGGGTTGCCGCGAACCGGGGGCTGCGGACGGCATTAGCCGAGCGGTGCGAGAAGGAGCGGATCGATCTGGTCATCCCTCCTTTGAAATACTGCACAGACAACGCCGCCATGATCGGGGCCGCAGCCTACTTGAAATGGAAAAGCGGCGAGTTCTCCAGTTGGGAGCTTAAGGCGGAGCCGTCAATTACACTGGAGTCCTGGTCTGTGGGCGCCAGCCCCGAGGAAGGCAATGTTTAG
- a CDS encoding bactofilin family protein, which translates to MFKSKAVPVKLDPDTTDTLVGEGSSFEGNIKSDASIRIEGKVTGDIECKGDVTIGEKGQVQSNISARNVIIAGTVTGDIQTKSKLSITSTGKLFGNIEVASLSIEEGSVFEGSSRMSSQTDTAPSASKEAAATSEKKSEKKS; encoded by the coding sequence ATGTTCAAAAGCAAGGCCGTTCCCGTGAAATTAGATCCCGATACGACCGATACACTGGTAGGTGAAGGCAGCAGCTTCGAAGGCAATATTAAATCGGATGCGAGCATCCGGATCGAAGGAAAGGTAACGGGGGATATTGAGTGCAAGGGCGATGTGACGATCGGAGAGAAAGGGCAAGTGCAGTCCAATATTTCCGCGCGCAACGTTATTATTGCCGGTACTGTGACCGGGGATATTCAGACGAAGAGCAAGCTTTCCATTACGTCAACGGGAAAACTGTTCGGCAACATCGAGGTCGCCAGCCTGTCTATCGAGGAAGGCAGCGTTTTTGAAGGCAGCAGCCGCATGAGCAGCCAGACGGATACCGCACCAAGCGCCAGTAAGGAGGCCGCTGCCACTTCAGAAAAGAAATCAGAGAAGAAATCTTAA
- a CDS encoding glycosyl hydrolase 115 family protein, with translation MFSENYVIQQSSGDGAFQLVHEGASADIYVSDEDHAGVIRAAKDLQADVERVSGRSPMLMHDHKLLAGHAVLIGTIGKSPVIDALIAKGKLDAGEVAGKWESFVIQTVASPLPGIEQGLVIAGSDKRGTIFGIYDVSEKIGVSPWYWWADVPVARRGSLYIQPGTYKQGEPSVKYRGIFLNDEGPSLMAWVRGNFRDFTHEFYEKIFELLLRLKANYLWPAMWDNTFYEDDPLNAEMADRYGIIIGTSHHEPMLRPHGDWKKHKQGPWDYSMNEEVLYRFWEEGIRRSRDFESIVTLGMRGDGDEAMGGHLTFEEKIALLEKIVSDQRKIIAEQTGRDASEVPQLWALYKEVQDYYEHGMRVPDDVTLLWSDDNHGNLRRVPTSEERERSGGAGIYYHLDYVGGPRSYKWINTVPVPKIWEQMHKAHEYGADRIWIVNVGDLKPMEFPMEYFLRMAWDISQFTKDNAWDCTVHWAEQQFGAKYGEAVAEILTGYAKFNGRIKPELLNAVELYSLTDYKEAELAVTELKAISSQAERLHEELPEPLRNAFFQLALYPAKASAQMLELHLQAARSRLYARQGRRAANIAAREAELIFEADRELTLAYNKMLSQGKWDHLMDQTHIGYTYWNQPSVNAMPETGTVDAKDYAEMGIAVEGSADVWPEANTACRLPVFDGFTREARYIDVFNKGSEPFTFRAAAGAPWIRLSLSAAEVVSQKRIWVDIDWAAAPVGHDVQSEIMISGPTGEEVAVQIVVFHPAEPTRDSLIGHIETGGVIAIEAEHYSASRSANGAEWQPIAGYGRTLSSVAVFPVTGPSAEQPNAGNSPSLEYPVYMTSTGEVSVTLYAAPSIDFVPGQGLRIGVSFDDGPVHIAELIAKLPDGGFDERDWEQSVIYNIRIGTTRHLIEQPGYHTLRLWMVDPIVVLQKLVIDTGGQKPSLLGPPESYYNGLPAGTAPWSPQEADRDGFDPFVVPGVLGGCCTSPEEKLDIFVQQSGLYTLKLAAIVKPGDKPMLRLRINGRELPGPICLTPAENGSGSLRYVAENIPLEAGRHSLQFTAERCRALNGEMQLELAAPDRLRIRPSLQRGGLLPEKPLVAQVGLLGIDGRCSCSYALTISLYSEDDHLLDEATVTGIVPRSGEEVQRVCLAGSRPRNESPGFSGQAMSSSEAFDHGDSLNGDEVGNCHAASRYKLKLAVTYDGITRTHCSNWIL, from the coding sequence ATGTTCAGCGAAAATTATGTTATTCAGCAATCTAGCGGCGACGGCGCCTTTCAGCTCGTCCACGAGGGAGCGTCCGCAGACATCTACGTGTCCGATGAGGATCATGCCGGTGTCATTCGGGCGGCGAAGGATCTTCAGGCAGATGTGGAACGGGTGTCCGGACGCAGCCCCATGCTTATGCATGATCACAAGCTGCTGGCTGGGCACGCCGTCCTAATAGGTACGATCGGCAAAAGCCCGGTCATTGACGCGCTGATCGCGAAAGGCAAGCTGGATGCAGGCGAGGTTGCCGGGAAATGGGAATCCTTCGTCATCCAGACGGTAGCCAGCCCCCTGCCAGGCATCGAGCAAGGGCTGGTCATCGCCGGCAGTGACAAAAGGGGAACCATCTTCGGCATTTACGACGTGTCTGAAAAAATCGGAGTGTCGCCCTGGTACTGGTGGGCTGATGTTCCTGTCGCCCGGCGCGGCAGTCTCTACATCCAACCCGGCACCTATAAACAGGGAGAACCATCCGTAAAATACAGAGGAATATTCCTCAATGATGAGGGGCCGTCCCTCATGGCTTGGGTACGGGGGAATTTCCGTGATTTTACCCATGAATTCTATGAGAAAATATTCGAACTGCTCCTTAGATTGAAAGCGAATTATTTATGGCCGGCGATGTGGGACAACACGTTTTACGAGGATGACCCGCTGAACGCCGAAATGGCCGACCGGTACGGCATCATCATCGGAACTTCCCATCACGAGCCGATGCTGCGCCCGCACGGGGACTGGAAGAAGCATAAGCAGGGCCCTTGGGATTATTCAATGAACGAAGAGGTGCTTTACCGCTTCTGGGAGGAAGGCATCCGTCGCAGCCGGGACTTCGAGAGCATCGTCACGCTCGGCATGCGCGGCGATGGGGACGAAGCGATGGGCGGGCATTTGACCTTTGAGGAAAAAATCGCCCTGCTGGAGAAAATCGTCAGCGACCAGCGGAAGATCATTGCTGAACAAACCGGCCGCGACGCGTCTGAAGTTCCGCAGCTGTGGGCGCTGTACAAGGAAGTACAGGATTATTACGAGCACGGCATGCGTGTGCCCGATGATGTTACGCTGCTCTGGTCCGATGACAATCACGGCAACCTGCGGCGCGTCCCTACTTCAGAGGAAAGGGAACGCTCAGGAGGCGCAGGCATATATTATCACCTTGATTACGTCGGCGGCCCGCGTTCTTATAAATGGATCAACACTGTGCCGGTGCCCAAGATCTGGGAGCAAATGCACAAAGCCCACGAATACGGTGCAGATCGCATCTGGATCGTGAACGTAGGCGATCTGAAGCCGATGGAATTTCCGATGGAATATTTCCTGCGCATGGCCTGGGATATTTCCCAATTTACGAAGGACAATGCCTGGGATTGCACCGTCCATTGGGCAGAGCAGCAATTCGGCGCCAAATATGGCGAAGCCGTAGCGGAGATTTTGACAGGCTATGCCAAGTTCAACGGCAGAATCAAGCCCGAGCTGCTGAACGCTGTGGAGCTGTACAGTCTGACGGATTACAAGGAAGCGGAACTGGCGGTTACAGAGCTGAAGGCCATTTCCAGCCAAGCAGAGCGGCTGCATGAAGAGCTGCCGGAACCGCTGCGAAACGCCTTTTTCCAATTAGCCCTCTATCCGGCCAAGGCTTCCGCGCAAATGCTGGAGCTGCATCTGCAGGCCGCGCGAAGCCGCTTGTATGCCCGTCAAGGAAGAAGGGCGGCCAACATCGCCGCTCGGGAGGCGGAGCTGATCTTTGAAGCCGATCGCGAGCTGACTTTGGCTTACAATAAAATGCTCTCGCAGGGCAAATGGGATCACCTGATGGATCAGACCCATATCGGATACACCTACTGGAACCAGCCCTCGGTCAATGCGATGCCGGAGACGGGCACGGTTGACGCCAAGGATTACGCTGAAATGGGGATCGCTGTCGAGGGCTCGGCCGACGTATGGCCAGAAGCGAATACAGCATGCCGCCTGCCCGTATTCGACGGATTTACCCGGGAAGCTCGGTACATCGATGTCTTTAATAAAGGCAGCGAGCCGTTCACTTTCCGCGCGGCAGCAGGAGCTCCCTGGATCAGGCTGTCCCTATCCGCAGCAGAGGTCGTCTCGCAGAAACGGATTTGGGTCGATATCGACTGGGCTGCTGCGCCAGTCGGCCATGATGTGCAAAGCGAAATTATGATCAGCGGCCCAACGGGGGAAGAAGTCGCGGTGCAAATCGTCGTCTTCCATCCTGCCGAGCCAACCCGCGACTCGCTGATCGGCCATATCGAAACGGGCGGCGTTATCGCCATCGAGGCGGAGCATTACTCCGCAAGCCGCAGTGCAAACGGTGCGGAGTGGCAGCCGATTGCAGGCTACGGACGCACCTTATCCTCGGTTGCCGTATTCCCGGTAACCGGGCCTAGTGCAGAGCAGCCGAATGCCGGGAACTCGCCGAGCCTGGAATATCCCGTGTACATGACAAGTACGGGGGAGGTTAGCGTCACGCTGTATGCTGCTCCATCCATTGATTTTGTACCTGGACAGGGGCTGCGGATCGGCGTCTCCTTCGATGACGGACCCGTGCACATTGCCGAACTGATCGCGAAGCTGCCTGACGGGGGATTCGATGAACGCGACTGGGAGCAAAGCGTCATTTATAACATCCGTATCGGAACAACGCGGCACCTTATCGAGCAGCCGGGCTATCATACGCTGCGGCTTTGGATGGTTGATCCGATCGTCGTCCTGCAGAAGCTCGTAATCGACACCGGCGGTCAGAAGCCAAGCCTGCTCGGCCCGCCGGAGAGCTATTACAACGGGCTGCCCGCAGGAACGGCGCCATGGTCCCCGCAGGAGGCCGACCGGGATGGCTTCGATCCGTTCGTTGTGCCCGGCGTTCTAGGCGGCTGCTGCACCTCCCCCGAAGAGAAGCTGGATATTTTTGTGCAGCAGAGCGGCTTATACACGCTGAAGCTTGCGGCCATCGTGAAGCCGGGCGATAAGCCGATGCTCCGGCTCCGTATCAACGGGCGCGAGCTGCCTGGGCCGATCTGCTTGACGCCGGCCGAGAACGGGAGCGGATCCCTGCGCTATGTCGCAGAGAATATCCCGCTCGAGGCGGGCCGGCATTCGCTGCAATTTACGGCCGAGCGCTGCCGCGCCCTGAACGGGGAGATGCAGCTTGAGCTCGCTGCGCCGGATCGCCTGCGCATTCGGCCATCGCTGCAGCGCGGCGGGCTGCTGCCGGAGAAGCCGCTAGTCGCCCAGGTCGGCTTGCTCGGCATCGACGGGCGCTGCAGCTGCAGCTATGCGCTGACCATCTCGCTCTACAGCGAAGACGATCACCTGCTGGACGAGGCAACCGTAACGGGCATTGTACCGCGCAGCGGCGAAGAAGTGCAGCGCGTCTGCCTAGCCGGTTCACGGCCGAGGAACGAGTCCCCTGGTTTTAGTGGCCAGGCGATGAGCAGCAGCGAAGCCTTTGATCATGGCGATTCACTAAACGGCGACGAAGTGGGGAACTGCCATGCAGCTTCCCGCTACAAGCTGAAGCTTGCCGTAACTTATGACGGCATCACGCGGACGCACTGCTCGAACTGGATTCTTTGA
- a CDS encoding VanW family protein: protein MSEAMKPVRRSKLRVWLGTRYYRFRRYMEWYLGEDKITGTRSRDLLPHVISEHQSPLLRQLKDVDMWLQHNKITNLKLAVARIDGLILQPGETFSFWRGGGKPSRRKGYVDGMVLHYGKFKHGIGGGLCQLTNLLYWMALHSPLETRERHRHSYDVFPDSGRTQPFGSGATCSYNYLDLKLYNPSDEPVQLHVFLNNENLVGELRAASPSLYRYEVYEREHRITREYWGGHIRHNLIYRRVYNLDAELIEDCYITENHALMMYEPLLEAGDVTKCE from the coding sequence ATGAGTGAAGCGATGAAGCCTGTAAGGCGATCTAAACTGCGGGTCTGGCTTGGCACGCGATATTATCGTTTTAGGCGGTATATGGAATGGTATCTGGGCGAAGACAAAATAACCGGCACCCGCAGCCGTGATTTGCTGCCGCATGTCATTTCCGAGCATCAAAGCCCTTTGCTGAGACAGCTGAAGGATGTCGATATGTGGCTGCAGCACAATAAAATCACGAATCTCAAATTGGCGGTAGCCCGGATCGACGGTTTGATTTTGCAGCCTGGAGAGACGTTCTCTTTTTGGAGGGGGGGAGGCAAGCCTTCCCGGCGAAAAGGCTACGTTGACGGCATGGTCCTCCATTATGGTAAATTTAAGCATGGGATAGGCGGAGGGCTGTGCCAGCTTACGAATTTGCTGTACTGGATGGCGCTTCATTCTCCTCTCGAAACAAGGGAGCGGCATCGCCACAGCTATGATGTATTCCCGGACTCCGGCCGCACCCAGCCGTTTGGCAGCGGGGCGACATGCTCGTACAATTATTTGGATTTGAAGCTTTACAACCCAAGTGATGAGCCTGTGCAATTGCATGTATTTCTAAATAATGAGAATCTTGTGGGAGAGCTTCGCGCAGCAAGTCCTTCCTTGTACCGTTACGAGGTCTACGAGAGGGAACATCGGATTACGCGCGAATACTGGGGCGGCCATATTAGGCATAATTTGATCTACCGCCGTGTCTACAACTTGGACGCCGAATTGATCGAAGATTGTTATATTACCGAGAACCATGCGCTGATGATGTATGAGCCGCTGCTTGAAGCCGGGGATGTTACCAAATGCGAATAG
- a CDS encoding DUF6157 family protein — MSYKNTFIKVSPDCPVTSSVVPQHKTSYKPIHVIQYELLSRYPYRYTHEQLLFEIHIRHKNIPADELETNRQQIWDALFSKSHACLRASQLPKKYGFGVHYDAEGRIAIYGMETPEYERFVQSGDEITLLNGMRSRRE, encoded by the coding sequence ATGAGCTATAAGAATACTTTCATTAAAGTATCGCCGGATTGTCCCGTAACCAGCAGCGTCGTTCCACAGCATAAAACGAGCTATAAGCCCATTCACGTTATCCAGTATGAGCTCTTAAGCCGTTATCCTTACCGGTATACGCATGAGCAGCTGTTGTTCGAAATTCATATTAGGCATAAAAACATCCCGGCCGATGAGCTTGAAACGAACCGCCAGCAGATTTGGGATGCGCTGTTCAGCAAATCGCATGCCTGCCTAAGGGCTTCCCAGCTTCCGAAAAAATACGGCTTTGGTGTTCATTATGACGCTGAAGGCCGGATTGCCATTTATGGCATGGAGACGCCCGAATACGAACGTTTCGTACAATCCGGCGATGAGATTACGCTGCTGAACGGGATGAGAAGCCGGCGCGAATAG